A genomic stretch from Lathyrus oleraceus cultivar Zhongwan6 chromosome 2, CAAS_Psat_ZW6_1.0, whole genome shotgun sequence includes:
- the LOC127120275 gene encoding HVA22-like protein k codes for MALLGSNIASEVGLRLLLYPLGSNVVLRTACCSVGIALPVYSTFKAIESKNQDAQQRCLVYWAAFGSFSLVEVFTDKLISWVPMYYHVKFAFLVWLQLPPTNGAKQLYMNHMRPFLIKHQESLDRVLGLAYCEVIKLVGSYQKEIQSVKIMVGKITKSADKMLRSPPTASDRSSKHSSVDESATPSDAGPDQNNS; via the exons ATGGCTCTCCTCGGATCAAACATAGCAAGCGAG GTTGGACTCCGTTTACTCCTTTATCCTCTTGGTTCCAACGTTGTACTTCGGACGGCATG TTGTTCTGTGGGAATTGCTTTGCCTGTGTACTCTACATTCAAGGCAATAGAAAGTAAAAACCAAGATGCTCAACAAAGGTGTCTTGTCTACTGGGCAG CATTCGGCTCGTTCAGCCTCGTTGAAGTATTCACGGACAAGCTTATTTCTTG GGTTCCCATGTACTATCATGTCAAGTTCGCATTTCTTGTTTGGCTTCAGCTTCCACCTACCAAT GGAGCTAAGCAGTTATACATGAACCACATGCGCCCCTTCTTGATTAAGCATCAAGAGAGTCTTGATCGCGTTTTAGGCCTTGCATATTGTGAAGTG ATCAAGCTTGTCGGTTCATATCAGAAAGAGATCCAGTCAGTCAAGATCATGGTAGGAAAGATAACCAAATCAG CTGATAAAATGTTGAGAAGCCCACCTACCGCATCAGATAGATCATCGAAACATAGTTCGGTTGATGAATCTGCCACGCCTTCCGATGCCGGGCCTGACCAAAACAATAGCTAA